The Geotrypetes seraphini chromosome 12, aGeoSer1.1, whole genome shotgun sequence nucleotide sequence AaagttagattttcaggatacccacaaaacTATGCACGAGAAAGACTTACACACGGTGAATGTATTAGGCATGCATGTCTCCCATGCAAATTCATTAAGGATATTCTGAAAACATGGCCTGTTGGCTACGACCAAGGTAATAAAGATAGTGAGTACTGAGTTGAGAACCACTCTTGAGATACACACATGCaaaagccatcttgggggtgcaGAAGTCAGGAGAATATTTACACTTGGATGATAAAAATGGAAAGATGTGACAAACTGGGGATTAGAACTGAATCAGAGACGCAGGGTCTTGCCCAAGGTTCCGTTTAGGATTTAAGACTCAAATCAGGATTTACCATGTGTGGATACTTCTCAGGGTCTGTCACGCTGATATCAGTCAATTTGATATTCAAGTACTgccagcaaaagaaaaaaagaaaatgggagTTAATTTGTAGTTACCGATTTTTCCGTCTGCAACTAGTAATTCCCACCAATAGATAACTGATTAGTCAACAGAGCGATTCAGATGAGGCAGGGCTCTTCAGTGCAAGGCCCAAGAGCCACTGGTGGCCCTCAAGAGTGTCTGTATCATCATTATGGGCTTTTTTTCACTACTCTGCTTCTCTTACACCAGGAAAGGGGACATGGATGGGGGAAGCAGCTGCATGCTCAAAGGACAAGAAAATGTATTTGGAAATGCCCACCTTGCTGAAGATATGCGTACGCCCAGTGATTAATTTGAAGGCAGGCTAGTGGACACACATTGGTCACCACTGTTTCCGCATACGAAGATATTTGGCGACtcttcagctcatttggatccaaagtgACCTTGGCTTACAAATTAGTCAAGACCACTGAGTTAAGAGGAAGCTATATTGGGGAACTtccagaagagatttaaaaatattttccagcaGCGATCAGGAGACAGATATTGAACACCTGACCCTACGAAGCTGCATATCAAAGAAAATCCTCCAAACCAGTATTCAAGCAATCAAATCTAataaaaaaaggtttttaaagCCCTCGTAATTAGTGAGAGGAAAAACAGCACCAGCAGCGTCAGAAAAAAACCTCAAAAGTTTTGATTACTGCACTAAACCATTACAAGTCattcaaaacaatttttaaattgcaaaatttcaaaaaagaataacaaaacccccacaaaaaaccCAGTTATAGGGAAGAcatccaaagtagagaatgacacggggacaaattttttcctgtcttcccagcgagttctttttctgtccctgtcccattcctgaaagctctgtcctcatctgcacaagcctcaaacactttaaaatcctaagtgttcgaggcttgtgcgattaagaGCCCAACACCATTGGCAGTCTCTCTCACATTAAGCTGAATGCTAGTGCCAAACCAACTACataaaagaagggagggaaaagccATGCACTTCCTTACCTGGTCAACCGAATGCAGCGTCCCACAAATACTGTAACAGACAAAACAGAAGTAAATCACACATTCACATGGACCGTGCAACAAGGTATTAATTGCATATAAACAGGCCAAAAGCACAATAAGTCAAGGATGGAAAAAGCCCCTTCCACCATCCACGAATGGATATAAGGTGTTCAGGCTAAAACCTCATAGGCAGGAAAAACCATCCttgatattgtatatttaacTTAGGCTCTGTGCGATTCAAAAACTAGTGTGCAACAAAATAGATGAAGAAACTTCAACTTATTTTGCAAAACAGACCAAAGAGaaggtcattacaaaaaaaatccTGTAACGCCAATGTAAATAAGGCAAGAAGACATGGGATGTCCTTACCTTTTGTAAACAATAttgcagatggggggggggctaCTCTGAAATGGCATCTAGAGAGCCAGATGTTCTAGAATAGAATCTAAGTCAGCATTTCGGTACAAACGCTTACATCTGGCCAGTGGCGGGCATAAACATGCTTGTAAATGTCGCAGAGACAGCACATCATCACTGGCGTGCTCACCTCCCATGTGACTATGGAATGAAAAATGCTGGACTGAGGTTCCTTTGAAGAGTTTTGTGAGTGAATAACAGAAACTAGaggatgacacggggacaaatttttccccgtcccagcgggaactcgttttcccatcctgtctctgccccgttcctgcaagctccatcctcatctgcacaagcctcaaacactttaaaatcgtaagtgtttgaggcttgtggggTTAGGGCAGAACTTagaggaacggggcagggacaaaactcacggagacggggctgggaaactgagttcctgcggggacataTTTGTTTCCGTGTCCAACACAAACTTAGCAGTTACTTGAATTCAACTGCAGCTGGATGCCAACTATTTGAAATGCACTGTGGTGTTTAAAAATCTGCCTACATTTTCCTCTTACATTAAACACAAGTATGTTGACCAActtgttttattttcattaacGGGTTTTGTGTTAAAATCTTCATAAAAATAAGTCCGTTTTACAGAAAGCAAAAGTGATTGTCATAGTGCTAATTACATTTAAGATAGGTAAAGATTTTGTTTGTAGTGCAGTGTCTCCATAACATCAACATATTTCTGCTGAACGAATCCTCTTTTAACCCTGACCTAAGCATGGGTTAGTACATATTTATGCTTTTAGGGCTCAACATGATCGCTGGAATTATATAGTGTAAGCACTGTATATCTGTGGAGATCTGGAGCGGGGGTATAACCAAATTTGAACAGAAGCTACTACAAGGCAGGATTATGCAGTCAATGTCTTTGCAAATCACTTGCGGCCTCCAAGCGTCCCATGTGTTCTGGCAGGCAAAGAGTGCAAATAGTTAAAGCAGATTTGAAGCACACACCTTAAGTCATTCTTCAGCTCCACCACCACATCCTTTCCCACCAGAGATTTGAAGAAAGAGTAGAAGAGCTGCAGCAGATGGTAAAGACAAAAACAGAGAAATAAaccataaataaatatacatatatatttaaatattcctAAAGAAGATAAAGGAAAAGGAACCGTAGCAGGAGATTTAGATCTCACAGCCATCCTGGAAACATCTCAACAAGAAGAAATTAtgggaagagcaactttattggtaacctttgtttttcaacaagataaggaagcagttcttcgtctattctataaaactgacaattcagaatttcatggttcaaaagtctcaatttttcctgatgtatcaaaatgGACTCAAGATAGACGAAAGAAATTTTTAATTTATCATCAGCCAATTTTGAGTataggagcaacttttcagttacgctttccctgtaaatgctgtattacctatcagaataatagatatatattttatgaacctgatcagttgaaattttttcttgagggtaaggCAGCTGGTTAAGCTCCAATCCCCTCCATGCCTTTTCTATTAACCAGgatgataatttaatttaatccaacTGTTTGATCTCCTAATTTAATTTGAATGAACATTTCTTGgaaaaccaacttcccttggaggtgtagGATTCTCTCTCCCTAGTTTGTGGACTATGAACTTAGTTAAATTTGTGGAATCTTTGatttataatttatgttatgtttcttcttaaatgtttatttctattacattgttgtttaacaatttgtaaaattataaacaaattaaaaaaaaatatatatatatacacacacacgactggagacaattttttcagttacagtTCCACAAATATGGAACTCACTACCATCTTATATTAGGGAAGAAAGGATCCTTAATAGATTCAAATGAACACTAAAATGTCGGCTATATAAAGATGTACTTGAATCTTGAAACTTTTGCCCGGCTTGCTCATCTTTATTGGATAAaaacctcccttccctttctgttcttaccttcttttctttaatttgtagttcCACCCGTTTTTCCTTTTGTACTTGTCTGTTTTGTCCACCTCTTATTGTAATGAATGTAGTCTCAGAGAACGaaatccagaaggccttgagcatgtgcagatgctcaaggcccagcccaggcaagggGTGGGATCTCTCCTTaaatggcaccggcacgcagcgggtggaggaggggggtgatggagcagcaccggtagcctcgggggggggggggggaggaggaggtgaaacaaatcaaagcgaatttcccttacttcctatggggaaactcaatttgatatacgagcaatttggtttacaagcatgcttctggaacgaattatgctcgtaaaccaaggttccactgtatatattaatattagaccctagtGTGAAATTATGTATTGTGCTGAAATTGtgctgaaattatgtatgtttaacttgtaacctgttctgagctctttggggacaacggcaTAGACAACAAAATataattaaatgaataaatatcaagCTCATTATTTCACACAACCACACTTAATTTACTAAAACAAAGTTattaatagctttctaaaatttttacttttatattacattagtttcttttattccgccaataccttgcggttctaggcggattacaaaaggaagagattctggtcatttccagaagattacagggaagctttTGGTAGGTATGGGGGGGACTGGGagagccttccatttctttcagggAGAGGGAGGGTGAATTGCAAATAGTgaggtgggggggttggggtcTGCCTAGGTGAGTTTAAGCAGGCGCTCACCAATCAGACAGGAGCCTGATTAAACTTGGTGCATAAAGTTAGGGctgcttttttttctgtcctaattttctGTGCTTACCTAGCTCACTGCTTTTCTAACTGTTTCCACTAACTGGCTAGGTCCATATTTCACCCTGTGTCTGCCCCTCCCCATCCCTAACCTTGCTGGTTGTGTTGGCTGTTCAGCAGCAATATGCATGACACCCTGTTTGTGTAGATTGTAGGCTcattggagcagggactgtcttctctgcgactctgtacagcgctcgGTACACCTGGTAGCGCTCTACAAATAATTCAttgtagtagtgtgaagagtttcagtctctgagaAGCCgagctgggattgtgatgtcataacgccacattccaccaataagagccaacctcctcagtgatgtcacaatggcttgattgtcctgtattcTCCCACCGCCCACCTgcttaaccgttccccttaagtgtatctatgacatcctatctgtctgtcttggctgtttagattgtaagctctttggagcagggactgtcttctctgcgactctgtgcagcgctCGGTACacctggtagcgctctagaaataattcatagtagtagcgtGAAGCGTTTCAGTCTCTGAGAAGCCgagctgggattgtgatgtcataacgccacattccaccaataagagccaacctcctcagtgatgtcacaatggcttgattgtcctgtactctccCACCGCCCACCTGCTTATCTATGACATCCTatctgtctgtcttggctgtttagattgtaagctctttggagcagggactgtcttctctgtgactctgtgcagcactcgGTACacctggtagcgctctagaaataattcatagtagtagtgtgaagcgtTTCAGTCTCTGAGAAGCCgagctgggattgtgatgtcataacgccacattccaccaataagagccaacctcctcagtgatgtcacaatggcttgattgtcctgtactctccCACCGCCCACCTGCTTATCTATGACATCCTatctgtctgtcttggctgtttagattgtaagctctttggagcagggactgtcttctctgtgactctgtgcagcactcgGTACacctggtagcgctctagaaataattcatagtagtagtgtgaagcgtTTCAGTCTCTGAGAAGCCgagctgggattgtgatgtcataacgccacattccaccaataagagccaacctcctcagtgatgtcacaatggcttgattgtcctgtactctccCACCGCCCACCTgcttaaccgttccccttaagtgtatccatgacatcctatttgtctgtctatTGTAAGcgctttggagcagggactgttttctttgggactctgtacagcgccgcgtacatctggtagcgctatagaaataattcatagcagtGGTAATAGTTGCATGCGAGATCAGAAGCGACTGCACCGAGGACGAGGCCCACGAGCAGCCACTCGGCAAACACAGGCACGGACGCAGCCCACGTGACAGAACGCTCAGCTCCTTCCCAGAACCCAACGcgctggaaaaaaaaccccacagacgCGGGGTTCGGCGCGCGCTCGGCACAGCACCTATAAGCGCGTGGTCGTACCACTTGCACCCCGAGGGGAATCGCGGAAACCGTCCCTTCTCCTTACCATCGTCGCTCCGGCCTTTCCCACGCTTCctccagggcttttttttttttttcttcggttCGTTTAAATCCGCCTCTTTCTTTGCTCTCGCGAGAGTCGCCTGACGGAACCAAGAAGGGAACGGTTATGACGTCCAGGTCATTTCCGCTAGCGCGGGTCAGGACGCTCCAACTCTCGCGAGATTTGGAGGGAGCGCCGGATTTTGAACGTGGGCAAATAAGGGGCGggactctttttttttgttttgttttctttaaagACGCAGAGCCCTTTTTAAGTTTAGAAAACGGCAGCTGTTCTGTTCTCTTGGCATATATCTTAGTGATTTTTCCAACATCATTCCTCCTGGAACAAACCTGTTAAAATGATActcaagctggttttagacataggCAACAGCCTAGGGTTCCAAATGTTGACAGTGCTAAGCAGGCCTGGTGTTAGACACTTTGGGGCCCAGAGCAAAAATGAAGGGGGGCCCCCAATACCTCTCCTTGCATCCTCCCCAAATTTTCCCACCCACCACACTTTCTCCCTTccgcctccttcccatcccccagtCCACCACATGCCCTGCCATTCATCATCTTTCCCAAATCAGCTGCTCCAGAGGCCCCCATGGTCCAGGATGTCcttccttctccagtcctcacCCCATTCTGAAGATCCCCTTACCTTTTAAAGTGCAAGGGGTTCTGGTGCGGCCCGAGGAGGTTGAGTGAAAAGTATAGGGAGAAACCTTGAAACTCCCTAGGTAGAATAAGGGCTGGCCTGAATGCCAAAAAATAAATTGACCAAACTGATCCAGATTCAAGGAAAaagtggaccccccccccccccaaatgaagaattatgaagaaaatgacaaatactACCCCCCCCTtaatttacaaaactgtgcatgaGGTTTTTAGCACCCGCCAGTGTGCTGAATACTCTACACTGCTCTggcggtcatagagttcctatgagaccAATAGGACTGTAGGGTCAGAGACTAAACAGACTGTCCTGCAACTCTAGTACCCGCTTCCAGCACCACTGAAGCCCAGCCTTTCCCACAATATCACTCAAAAATCAACCACTGTTCAAGGCCATCATGCTGACCTTCCCTGCT carries:
- the LSM2 gene encoding U6 snRNA-associated Sm-like protein LSm2 isoform X1, whose protein sequence is MLKAFWISFSETTFITIRGGQNRQVQKEKRVELQIKEKKLFYSFFKSLVGKDVVVELKNDLSICGTLHSVDQYLNIKLTDISVTDPEKYPHMLSVKNCFIRGSVVRYVQLPADEVDTQLLQDAARKEAMQQKQ
- the LSM2 gene encoding U6 snRNA-associated Sm-like protein LSm2 isoform X2 codes for the protein MLFYSFFKSLVGKDVVVELKNDLSICGTLHSVDQYLNIKLTDISVTDPEKYPHMLSVKNCFIRGSVVRYVQLPADEVDTQLLQDAARKEAMQQKQ